TATATCGTCCCATGCAAGTGCAGAATTTTGGTCTTCTCTATTTTTTAGAAGCACCTCATGCTCAGCCTGATGATAACTAATTATAGTCTGACATAGAGAAGATGGGAACATTTCAATATATAAATAGAATGCCTAACTTGCCCATGGGGACTTGGATGGTCTGATCAACCCTAATTGCAACAGGGAGTTGATCTCTTCCTTCCATAGTTCTTCGTCATTAGGCATTTCTGGATGTGATGCAGTCTGGTGAGGCATTTTCCATCCTTGCTTGTATGGCAGCTTTGCGAAATGATGTTCTCATTCCTGTAACTTATTTGGAACATAAGCACAACATTCAAGCGGaagttttctttcttcttcatcagagtCATTAAATTGTTCATCAGATGATTGATGAAGAAGCAGTCTTACCCATCCAGGCAACTTACAATCTGGGAGATTCATTCAGGCCACGCATTTGCCTGATAATAACTCCACCAAATGAAGGCCCTGTTGTAATCACTGCGTTAGTAGATACTGGTGCCTCCATATCTACTACACACAGCATATGCCTTCTTAGAAGCTGTTGGATTCCCACACAAGCCTCATTCATGTCAGCATCAGGAACTTTTCAATCACAAGCTTATAAAGCCTCTTCTATGTTCGCTCATAGACTCCCTTACCCATAGACATTCTTTCTACCAGTACGACCATTATACAACAGGATCGCTACTCTCTACGATGACTCAAGCTAGAATAGATACCTAGACAAGGAAGGTTATACAAACAAGCTCTCTTTATTGATATCAAGTATCTTACAATGCTTGGTGAACCAAGTATGAATGCTCAACTAAGTCTGAGGAATACAAAGCACAATCACACCTATTTATAGGCCACGGAGGAAGTCTCCCGAATCTCACTTAGGAGACACGACGTATCATCCTCTTTTGTCCCTTTTCTACAATAATGGTGGGGAATCTCCCTTTACAACTCATCACACTTTACTTTAGTCATACTTGTACTTTACAACTTTATGTCACACCACACACTATTCTAAGATACTTCTTGTTTGGTTGTCACTTCACGTCTTGTCGATGCCATGTGTCGGTGATTGCTTGCTAGAATCTTCTAGAACAATCCCATGCATGTTTGAACTAGAACAATCTAGTTCCCTTGCACCTCACCATGGGCTGGGTTTAATGGGCTGGTGTTGATCTTTAACAAGAAATGGTAACGTGTACAGTTTTGGATGCACTAGCCGGTGCAGGTTTGCCTGTGCCTTTGCCTACGAAGGTGCCTTCCATCGTTTACAATACGATTTGAGGCATTAGCCTTAACAGTAGAATTCTGTATGATTGTAATGACACCGTCCCCAGGTTAATGATAGCTGTATTATGCTCAACCCAATCTCAGGCCACATAACAAAAGCTAGACAAATTAGAAATTCTGGGAAGAAAAAGCGAAGCGAGGTTTCATCATATCGAAAACTTTAAACAGTGGGACTCTTACACATTCTTTATTACTGAATGGCTATTAGGATCAATTCCGATTATTCCCgaaaatggaaaaaaattaatattgcaTTTCGACAGATGCAGGATAACCTACCAACGGTGTAGAAGAAACCATTACAAAACAGACCATGTGAGAACGCTGTGTAATCAACAGTATGAAGTATAGCCCAGGTAAACGCAATTGACATGTTCCCCGTCAATCAGTCCAGTTTACCAATTACGGCATCAACGACCTCTTGGGTAGTGCTGACTCCTCCGAGATCTTTTGTCCGGTACTTGCCTTCTAATATTACTCGCTTCACCGCTGTTTCAAGTCGATCAGCGAATGAAGGAAACTGGAGATGCCTCAACATCATTGCTGATGATAGAAGCAAAGCAACTGGATTGGCCTTCTTTTGCTCCCACAACTTTTCATTTCCGACATTTCCTGCCGAAGCACCTTGCTCAAAAACAGCGTGATCAGCACCCACATTTCCTGTAGTTACCAAAGAGATAATGAGGCACTGTTTAGAAGAAACCGACTACAAGAACAAGATATATTATAAGTGGGGTTCAGCGCTTAAAGCTAGCAAATGATCTTTCTTCTATCAAGGGGTGAAGTTGATATATCATGATggtgttaataaaaaaacacaacTTAAACAATCGGTATAAAATTTGCAAGGCCTGGCAGCataatttaatcaattaaattaaacaagaGTTTCTACCTCCTGGCATGACACCAGTGCCTCCAGCAATACCAGCTGCCGTATTTGCCACTAGATTTCCATAAAGATTGGGAGTGACCTGCAAGACATGAAACAACCTCTGTAAATGGGACAGGAAAAAAAGTAGCACATAGAAGTTCGAAACCAGGCAAACatctattttaaatttcaatagaCAACTCATTTTTAGCTCAATGACATAGACAGGTCTTTTGGCTAAAATCAAGAGCAAGCATGAAACATCCGAAGCTGAGTGTTGGGCCCAGATCAATACGTTTTCTAAATGCAAGATGATCTAATAATCAGAGCCTTTTGCCAGTGTGGGGTCTGGGAAGTGCCACATGAACAGTCTTACCATTTTGTGGAAAGGATACTTCCCATTTGGAACCCAGATTACAAGGGCAAATACCAAGTCCTAGATTCAATTTACCCTCCCCACCAGCTCCCAAGGAATAGAAAAACCAAGTTCATGATCAACATATGAGACAAGAAGCAAACTCATTAGAAACACAAGAAGAACAAGATTTTGATCCAAGTTAAAACAGCAGAACTAGGAATTCACATTAGGAAACAAGGTATGAACAGACTATTGGACTATTCGTGTTTTATTCAACTATATGAATCCAGGCTGATATTTCACTTGAGCACATCCAGATTGTTCATCTTTTCCCGGCTTTAAATAGAGCATTACTATCCTTCTATGCTTACTTCTCGACCTACCTCATCAATTCCACATAGACATCAGACTCAAAAAACTCAGTCAATGTTTTGATGTGACTCACAGGTTTTAAACTCTCAAACTCTTTTCCATTTACTCTTTTACTTCTTCATAGGTCATCACAATAGCAAAATACCTACAAGACCTCCTAGCCCAAAGTGTAGCTCAATGCTGGCCGGTTTTTAGGCACCAATAAGGTTGACAAGCCCAAGCTATGAAGTAATTCTCcacttaaaatacataatttcttCAAACCAAAACTAATAGTAAAAGAGAATCTCTAATTTGCATCATCAGTTGGCGTATGAGCCTTTGCAAGATTCTCAACAGACTATTCTGACATGTCACAAGCACCTAATATTTCATCTTATATCCAGCCTTTGTATTTCAGGTCAAACCCGATCTGAAGCATATAAGAAGATAAGAATAGAACCACTTCTTGACTAAACATTAGAAATGGTTTTCACAATTCAAATCATAGATACATCTCACAAATTCACCATTCAGATCACAGAAACTCCAAAGCTTGAAACCTTTTCATATTGGCATCATTTCAACATCCAAAGAATATTTAAAGGTGAATACCAGTAATTGCAAATTCATCACAATCCAGTCAACTGCAGTCAACCAAGTATTTCCAATAATTCCTAGTCGCAGATTATCATTCCAAGAAACCTGAACTTTGCTTAAAATCGAATCAACCCAAGTTCAAGATGTCTTTGCTAAAGCATAAAAGGAAAATAGAAAAGGGTGAGATGAAAATTAAATTACTTGGCAGCCGCCCCATCTAGGCAGCAAGTCTATTCCAATGCATTTTTTAACTAACGTCTTATTAGTTATTCCAAGCTCTTAAATACAAGAGAGAAGGACAGAATTTGTTGCTAAACAAACTCCTAATCACTAGGCAAACACATCTGCTAAACAAACTCCCAATCACTAGGCAAACACATCTGCCAAACAAAATCCTAGTAACCGATGTCAGACCAAgtccaaaattaaaccaaattatCCACACTTGGTcaaagaagaagcaaaaaataaaactttaatcaTGCCACGAACACATCCACACTCCACATATAAAAACCATATTCACAAAACAGAGCTGAAACCATATTCACAAAACAGAATTCTGAGCTGAAGTCGCATTACCATCACATCAAATTGCTCGGGCTTCGAAACGAGTTGCATACAGCAATTGTCCACAATGATTTCATTGTAATTAATACTTGGGTACTTTGTAGCAACCTCTCTGCAGGACTCCAGGAACAACCCATCAGCCAGCTTCATAATGTTGGCTTTGTGCACAGCAGTCACCTTCTTCCTGTTGTTCAAATAGGAATACTCGAAAGCGTACTTCGCGATTCGCTCCGAGCAGAACTTGGTGATCACCTAACACATTCACAATCAACTCCCAATTTTCACAAAACTGCAGAGCTAAAGattgaattttgggttttttgatTACCTTGAGGCTCTCAACGACGCCAGGGACAACCTCGTGCTCGAGCCCGGCGTATTCGCCCTCGGTGTTCTCTCTAATTACGACAATGTCCACGTTCTCGTGGCGGGTGGGGAGGCCGGGGAGGTTGAAGCAGTTTACTAGCGAAGCGTACAGGTCGAGCTCTTTTCTCAGCTGCACGTTGAGCGAGCTCACGCCGCCGCCCACCGGAGTCTTCAGCCCGCCCTTCAAGCACACCTTGTTTTTCCGGATCGACTCGATCACCTCCGGCGGGACCCGCTTCATGTCGCCGTGGACGTCGTAGCGCTCGAAGTACACGGGGGCGTGCATCGCTTCCATGACTTGCTCGACGGCGTTGGTGACAAGCGGGCCGATTCCGTCGCCGGGGATCAGGGTTACGGGCCGCGGGGCACCGTCGCCGGGTCGGGGCATGTAGGTGACGGATCGGGTGTTCGGGTCGGATTTGGGAAGGAATGGTGCCGGCGTGGGGCGCTGTGTGAGGTTTTTAAAGATCGGGAGGGTCCGGCGGGCCATGGCcgagggttagggttttgggtttttctgGACGGAGTAGGTTGTCGGATTTGCCAAGGGTCGACTTTAGCTGCAGAGGAGTTGAAGTTGAGCGGGTGAATGACTAGGGCGGGGAATCGGAAAATATGAGGAAGTTGGAGGACCTTTTTGCAATAATGCCACGCTCTAATTCGCATTTCTGGGTGGACTAGGTCTGACTTTGTCATATTGTCGTAATAACTGAAGTGtgaaagaaagagagggaagagaacgaaaataaaatgagagaatttaagacctctcacttttgTGTACCATTTCAAA
This genomic interval from Malus domestica chromosome 05, GDT2T_hap1 contains the following:
- the LOC103436194 gene encoding isocitrate dehydrogenase [NAD] regulatory subunit 1, mitochondrial codes for the protein MARRTLPIFKNLTQRPTPAPFLPKSDPNTRSVTYMPRPGDGAPRPVTLIPGDGIGPLVTNAVEQVMEAMHAPVYFERYDVHGDMKRVPPEVIESIRKNKVCLKGGLKTPVGGGVSSLNVQLRKELDLYASLVNCFNLPGLPTRHENVDIVVIRENTEGEYAGLEHEVVPGVVESLKVITKFCSERIAKYAFEYSYLNNRKKVTAVHKANIMKLADGLFLESCREVATKYPSINYNEIIVDNCCMQLVSKPEQFDVMVTPNLYGNLVANTAAGIAGGTGVMPGGNVGADHAVFEQGASAGNVGNEKLWEQKKANPVALLLSSAMMLRHLQFPSFADRLETAVKRVILEGKYRTKDLGGVSTTQEVVDAVIGKLD